The genomic segment CTCTAATCACGTCACAAGCATTGCCATCAACAACAATACCGGCGAGGTGTTCTTTGGCACAGGAAACGGACTCTGTTCTTATATCAGCGACGCTACCACACCTGTCGACGAAATGACAAAAGATGATGTCTATGCCTATCCTAACCCCGTGGAAGCGGGCTACACAGGACTTATAACCATTGTAGGACTTTCTTACAATGCCGACGTGAAGATTCTCACCAGCAACGGAAAATTAGTGGCTCAGGGACGCTCTAATGGCGGCACCTTTACATGGAACGGTTGCGACCAGCAAGGTCGACGTGTGGCCAGTGGTGTCTATATGGTGGCCACTGCTACGAGTAATGGCGATAAAGGAGTTGTTTGTAAGATAGCCATCATCAACTAAAACATGAAAAGAATAGGATGGATTGACTTTCTGAGAGGCTTCTCAATGATTCTCATCCTTGTATTCCATACTGAAGTATATTACAAGGGAGAAGAAATTGCTACACCTTATTACGTCTATACCACCAACGCCATCATCCTCTTTTATTTCATCTCTGGCTTTCTTTTATATAAGGATACAGCATTCCAAATCAAAAGAAAACTGCAGGCCATAGGCAGATACCTGTTATTACCATATTTCGTATTTACCTCTCTCCTGGCTGTTCCTAAACTATTAATCAGAAACAGCGAGATAAACTTTTCTGAAATAGCGTCAAACATCATTTTAGGTAATGCGTCGTGGTTCATAGCGGCCCTCATCATAGCAGAGGTGTTGTTCTCCCTGTTGTTATGGATAAGTCGTGGAAAAGAACGATGGTTATCAACAGTAGCGCTGCTCTGCTTTATAAGCTATTATCTATTACCATTTAATCAACACAGTTATTGGCAATGGCAAGACGCTCTGTTGGCGTTCGATTTCCTTTATTTAGGCTATTTCTACAACAAACACAAGGCCGTTTTCAACACTATCAACAAGCCATATATATCATTATTACTTTTATCTATTCTTATTCTGATAAAAGTATATGAGTATCAGGTGGATCTTCCCATGAGGAACATAGCCATTGAAAGTGCGCCATTATTCCTGGCAGATGCCATCACGTGGCTATTGTTGATCGTATCACTTATTCCCTTTATTCCGAATAATAAGCTCATTGAATGGACTGGCCGTCATAGCATCACATACTACTTCCTTTGTGGCGGATGTCCATTGATAGTGGCGATGACGATGAACAGAATTGGCTTCGCCTACGAGGGTTATTTCTATCGCTTTATCCTGGCTTTTATCCTCGTATATATCCTCGCCAGCCTGTTAACATGGCTCATCAACAGATACGTGCCGCTTTAGTAACTATTGCAAGAGAAATCCTGTAAAACACAGAAATAAGTTAGTGATACTTTAAAATACTTCTTTCAAAAGGCCAGCTTTTTCGAGGATAGGAATCACGTGATTAGCCAATAGACGCATCTCTGTATCTTTCACAGAGTAAAAATCGCTAGTCAATTCGTAGTGGTTGGCGCCAGCTATCATTTGTTCCATTAGATTATCATCTACCAAACGTATATTAACGCGTCCCTTACTATTAGCACCTGATGAGATGATATAACACACCTGATTCTTTATTTGCTGATTAGCTGCTGCCATAGCACCGACAGCACCAAACAATATGGCCATCGAGGAATTATTAAAGGCATCATCACCAATCCACTTATTAACAAATAGTAGGCTGTGCTGACCTATACGTACTGCTCTGGTATATCCATTACCAAAACGTCCATGATGATAACGTAGGTTACGACAATTCACATACAACGTATCACCCTGCGACACGATAAATATATCCTTTTTCAATATATTGTCGAAGGCTTTATCGCCAGTGGTTAAAGTGAAATCATTACCTCC from the Prevotella sp. E15-22 genome contains:
- a CDS encoding acyltransferase family protein; protein product: MKRIGWIDFLRGFSMILILVFHTEVYYKGEEIATPYYVYTTNAIILFYFISGFLLYKDTAFQIKRKLQAIGRYLLLPYFVFTSLLAVPKLLIRNSEINFSEIASNIILGNASWFIAALIIAEVLFSLLLWISRGKERWLSTVALLCFISYYLLPFNQHSYWQWQDALLAFDFLYLGYFYNKHKAVFNTINKPYISLLLLSILILIKVYEYQVDLPMRNIAIESAPLFLADAITWLLLIVSLIPFIPNNKLIEWTGRHSITYYFLCGGCPLIVAMTMNRIGFAYEGYFYRFILAFILVYILASLLTWLINRYVPL
- a CDS encoding DUF6563 family protein, which produces MKKLLFSTFLSFIAVLCSAQYRYCNTYEDFLENRWQELDTLYIDSHSKNQQLWWGGNDFTLTTGDKAFDNILKKDIFIVSQGDTLYVNCRNLRYHHGRFGNGYTRAVRIGQHSLLFVNKWIGDDAFNNSSMAILFGAVGAMAAANQQIKNQVCYIISSGANSKGRVNIRLVDDNLMEQMIAGANHYELTSDFYSVKDTEMRLLANHVIPILEKAGLLKEVF